A DNA window from Streptomyces canus contains the following coding sequences:
- a CDS encoding ABC transporter ATP-binding protein, which yields MIQAFGLTSNSRKDLPPAVDDVSFEARAGHVTALLGATGAGKTTVLRLMLELQQGRGLTYFRGRPLHRIAHPSREVGVLMGDVPGHPARTVRGHLRMLCAAAGVPVRRADEVLEAVGLVSLRDERLGTLSRGMDRRLGLACALLPDPHTLVLDDPADGLSTRESHWLHGMLRAHAAQGGSVLFTTSEPKEAARAADHVITLEQGRLVADQEATEFARTRLRPRVAVRTPHAARLAALLAKEARTAHRSVEVVREGGNRLSVYGSTCADVGETAFRHGVLVHQLADEIGDMGPGAGPFPGEAAEAAQDPGTGATGSETGELLGDGAVGVAGPEMRGGPAAQDDSASQSGSHTRGARVAPADPKAHGDQAPHSSRATHSGPAEASGHAALSPATDSRAPAPPPPLPPPISVRSAPSPLRPLRYELRRAAGIGTGFLTGVAVLVTSALTAVLLARVGHTPQARLLAAWPRELPLPPAALGAGLLGALAFGDEFRHPALAADRGTVPRRLGLLTAKLVVAAVTTLALALLVVGCDAEVLYIVYGRELAEVPADWVSLSASWFGLVVGCAWAGVLAAGIFRSTTAGLAAVVAVPILVVPLVRKALDGGSVRAAAGLPARLREVLLLQWPFGGERYVAGAVRVVAQPVGGALTLSLTALLCAYLLTALRSRVR from the coding sequence GTGATCCAGGCCTTCGGACTGACCAGCAACTCCCGCAAGGACCTCCCGCCCGCGGTCGACGATGTGTCCTTCGAGGCCCGTGCGGGCCACGTCACCGCGCTTCTCGGAGCGACGGGTGCGGGCAAGACGACGGTGCTCAGACTGATGCTCGAGCTCCAACAGGGCCGTGGCCTCACCTACTTCAGAGGCCGCCCGCTGCATCGCATCGCGCATCCCTCGCGCGAGGTCGGCGTACTCATGGGAGATGTGCCCGGCCATCCCGCGCGCACGGTCCGCGGCCATCTGCGCATGCTGTGCGCCGCGGCCGGCGTCCCGGTCCGGCGCGCTGACGAAGTGCTCGAAGCGGTGGGCCTCGTCAGCCTGCGCGACGAGCGTCTCGGCACCCTGTCGCGCGGCATGGACCGCCGCCTGGGTCTGGCCTGCGCTCTGTTGCCGGACCCCCACACACTCGTCCTGGACGACCCCGCCGACGGGCTCTCCACGCGCGAGAGTCACTGGCTGCACGGCATGCTGCGAGCGCACGCCGCCCAGGGAGGCTCGGTCCTGTTCACCACGTCCGAGCCCAAAGAGGCCGCGCGCGCCGCAGATCACGTCATCACCCTCGAACAAGGCCGACTCGTCGCGGACCAGGAGGCCACGGAGTTCGCCCGCACCAGACTCCGCCCCCGTGTCGCCGTCCGTACTCCCCACGCCGCCCGCCTCGCAGCCCTGCTCGCCAAGGAGGCCCGCACGGCGCACCGCTCTGTCGAAGTCGTCCGGGAAGGCGGCAACCGTCTGTCCGTGTACGGCAGTACATGTGCCGACGTCGGCGAAACGGCTTTCCGCCACGGTGTTCTGGTCCACCAACTCGCCGACGAGATCGGGGACATGGGACCCGGTGCGGGCCCGTTTCCCGGCGAGGCCGCAGAAGCCGCCCAGGACCCGGGGACGGGGGCCACGGGGTCGGAGACCGGCGAGCTCCTTGGCGACGGGGCTGTCGGGGTGGCCGGGCCGGAAATGCGAGGCGGCCCAGCTGCGCAAGACGACTCCGCATCACAGAGCGGCTCACACACGCGCGGTGCCCGGGTGGCGCCCGCAGACCCGAAAGCGCACGGTGACCAGGCGCCCCACAGCAGCCGGGCCACCCACAGCGGCCCGGCTGAGGCAAGCGGTCACGCCGCTCTGAGCCCCGCCACGGACTCCAGGGCCCCCGCCCCCCCGCCCCCCCTCCCGCCCCCGATCTCCGTCAGGTCCGCCCCCAGTCCCCTGCGCCCCCTGCGCTACGAACTGCGCCGCGCGGCTGGGATCGGCACCGGGTTCCTCACCGGCGTCGCCGTACTCGTCACGTCCGCTCTCACCGCCGTACTCCTGGCACGGGTCGGTCATACTCCACAGGCGCGCCTGCTGGCCGCATGGCCGAGGGAGCTGCCGCTGCCCCCGGCGGCGCTCGGGGCCGGGCTGCTCGGCGCGCTCGCGTTCGGTGACGAGTTCCGGCACCCCGCGCTGGCTGCGGACCGCGGCACCGTCCCCCGCCGACTGGGGCTGCTCACCGCGAAACTCGTCGTCGCCGCCGTCACCACGCTGGCGCTTGCCCTTCTCGTGGTGGGCTGCGACGCCGAAGTGCTCTATATCGTCTACGGACGGGAACTCGCGGAAGTTCCCGCCGACTGGGTTTCGCTGAGCGCTAGTTGGTTCGGGCTCGTGGTCGGGTGCGCCTGGGCAGGTGTTCTGGCCGCCGGCATCTTCCGGTCCACCACGGCCGGGCTCGCCGCGGTGGTCGCCGTGCCCATTCTCGTCGTACCTCTCGTGCGGAAAGCGCTGGACGGGGGGTCCGTGCGGGCGGCGGCAGGACTTCCCGCGCGGCTGCGCGAGGTTCTCCTGCTGCAGTGGCCCTTCGGCGGAGAGCGCTATGTGGCCGGAGCGGTGCGTGTGGTCGCCCAACCCGTGGGCGGCGCACTGACGTTGTCGCTGACCGCCCTGCTGTGCGCATATCTGCTCACGGCCCTGCGGAGCAGGGTCCGATGA
- a CDS encoding glycogen debranching N-terminal domain-containing protein gives MALPGLAISTDQGQLTGHGLEGFYRAGRRVLSRCQIRIAGREPLAVQARTTAADRARFVATARVSQGGGPDPDVVVERTRHADGTERITLHSAAVRPLRLPVEVALGTDLADLGAIASGRAGPELSATVHDSGLRWSCAAGGASVTADPPPSDALASAGLLRWEFDLPPGGTAGLELRVRLDGAGPVQAVGRAATSPLASARATGDHPAIGPLLDTSIDDLQSLLLRDPAHPIDTHLAAGAPWRVGLAPADALVAARMTLPLGTRLAAGTLRTLARAQLRGQTAQSGMIPGPRRDAGVHLPASCTGTEATLLFPALLAEASRWGLSREETEELLPTAERCLGWLRAAVREGTYLCDPQPGGPVRCETQAHAHRAAVLGADLLDAFDRPGGAALRQWAGELRSAFREEFWVEDRGGGRPAAARAPDGRLVPQLGAAAVHLLDTGLLGGGEQAPGLLDRAQIEQLARLLGSPVMDSGWGLRGLSTKEAGYNPFGHRTGAVRVHETAIAIAGLAAAGYEKEAGSLLRGLLAAAETFGHRLPEMYAGEQRTGGSAPLPHPAACRPAAMAAAAGVLLLSALAGIRPDAPAGTVTLRPVRSAPLGEIGLTGLRVAGAPFSVRVSRLGLAMVEEAAGRLQLRS, from the coding sequence GTGGCCCTTCCGGGCCTCGCCATCTCCACGGATCAAGGTCAGCTGACCGGTCACGGGCTGGAAGGCTTCTACCGCGCGGGCCGACGCGTGCTCTCCCGGTGCCAGATCCGTATCGCCGGCCGTGAGCCACTCGCGGTCCAGGCGCGGACGACCGCGGCGGATCGCGCACGTTTCGTGGCCACCGCTCGTGTCTCCCAGGGCGGAGGCCCGGACCCGGACGTCGTCGTCGAACGCACACGCCACGCGGACGGGACGGAGCGCATCACGCTGCACAGCGCCGCCGTCCGCCCACTGCGACTGCCGGTGGAGGTGGCACTCGGTACGGATCTGGCGGACCTCGGCGCGATCGCGTCGGGCCGAGCGGGACCCGAACTTTCCGCGACTGTCCACGACTCCGGCCTGCGCTGGTCCTGCGCCGCCGGCGGGGCGTCGGTCACGGCCGACCCACCGCCCTCCGACGCGCTGGCGTCTGCAGGTCTATTGCGCTGGGAGTTCGACCTGCCTCCCGGAGGCACGGCCGGCCTTGAGTTGCGGGTACGCCTGGACGGGGCGGGCCCCGTCCAGGCCGTCGGGCGCGCGGCGACCAGCCCCCTGGCTTCCGCCCGCGCGACGGGAGACCACCCCGCAATCGGGCCGCTCCTGGACACGAGCATTGACGATCTGCAGTCTTTGCTGCTGCGCGACCCGGCACACCCCATCGATACCCACCTCGCGGCCGGAGCCCCCTGGCGCGTCGGCCTGGCCCCGGCCGACGCGCTCGTCGCAGCCCGCATGACACTGCCGCTGGGCACCCGGCTCGCCGCCGGGACCCTGCGCACCCTCGCACGCGCCCAACTCCGGGGGCAGACAGCACAGTCCGGCATGATCCCCGGGCCACGCCGGGACGCGGGCGTACATCTTCCGGCCAGTTGTACGGGCACCGAGGCCACCCTGCTCTTCCCCGCCCTTCTCGCGGAGGCCTCACGTTGGGGGCTCTCCCGAGAAGAGACAGAAGAATTGCTCCCGACAGCCGAGCGTTGTCTGGGCTGGCTGCGAGCAGCCGTGAGGGAGGGGACGTATCTGTGCGATCCACAGCCCGGCGGCCCCGTCCGCTGCGAGACTCAGGCCCATGCGCATCGCGCGGCCGTCCTCGGTGCTGATCTGCTCGACGCGTTCGACAGACCCGGCGGGGCGGCGCTGCGGCAGTGGGCCGGCGAGCTGCGCTCGGCCTTCCGCGAGGAGTTCTGGGTCGAGGACCGCGGCGGTGGCCGCCCTGCGGCCGCGCGTGCCCCCGACGGACGTCTTGTGCCGCAACTCGGTGCCGCAGCCGTCCATCTCCTGGACACCGGCCTGCTGGGCGGGGGTGAACAGGCACCCGGCCTGCTCGACAGGGCGCAGATCGAGCAGCTCGCCCGGCTGCTCGGAAGCCCGGTCATGGACTCGGGCTGGGGGCTGCGCGGACTGAGTACGAAAGAGGCGGGATACAACCCGTTCGGCCATCGCACCGGAGCGGTACGCGTCCACGAGACGGCGATCGCCATCGCGGGCCTGGCCGCCGCCGGGTACGAAAAGGAGGCCGGCTCGCTCCTGCGGGGTCTGCTGGCGGCGGCTGAGACGTTCGGCCACCGGCTCCCCGAGATGTACGCGGGTGAGCAGCGCACCGGCGGGAGCGCTCCCCTTCCCCACCCGGCGGCCTGCCGTCCGGCGGCCATGGCAGCGGCCGCTGGCGTCCTGCTGCTGAGCGCCCTCGCGGGAATCCGCCCCGACGCCCCGGCGGGGACGGTCACACTGCGCCCCGTACGCAGTGCGCCTCTCGGTGAGATCGGACTGACCGGACTGAGGGTCGCGGGGGCCCCGTTCTCGGTCCGGGTCAGCAGACTCGGGCTCGCCATGGTCGAGGAGGCCGCCGGGAGGCTGCAGCTGAGGTCGTGA
- a CDS encoding NUDIX hydrolase yields MPYDPSAFPPFAVTVDLVVLTVRRHALCALAVRRGEPPFQGRWALPGGFVRADEDLAQAAARELAEETGLRAHDPAVPVQDNGAHLEQLATYGDPKRDPRMRVVSVAHLALAPDLPAPRAGGDASNARWAPVEELLQQGGYGRDGEPVAPLAFDHAQILSDGVERARSKIEYSSLATAFCPPEFTVGELRRVYEAVWGVALDPRNFHRKVTGTPGFLVPTGGTTTRQGGRPAQLFRAGGATLLNPPMLRPEV; encoded by the coding sequence ATGCCCTACGACCCGTCAGCCTTTCCGCCCTTCGCCGTCACCGTGGACCTGGTCGTACTGACCGTGCGCCGCCACGCCCTGTGTGCGCTCGCGGTGCGCAGGGGTGAGCCGCCGTTCCAGGGGCGCTGGGCACTTCCCGGCGGTTTCGTACGGGCCGACGAGGATCTGGCGCAGGCCGCGGCCCGTGAGCTTGCCGAGGAGACCGGGCTGCGCGCCCACGATCCGGCCGTCCCCGTCCAGGACAACGGAGCGCACCTGGAACAGCTCGCGACCTACGGCGACCCCAAGCGCGATCCCCGAATGCGCGTGGTGAGCGTCGCCCACCTCGCCCTCGCCCCCGACCTGCCCGCCCCACGGGCCGGCGGTGACGCCAGCAACGCGCGGTGGGCGCCCGTGGAGGAGCTGTTGCAGCAGGGCGGCTACGGTCGAGACGGGGAACCGGTCGCGCCGCTCGCCTTCGACCATGCGCAGATCCTGTCGGACGGAGTGGAGCGCGCCCGCTCGAAGATCGAGTACTCGTCGCTGGCCACCGCGTTCTGCCCGCCCGAATTCACCGTGGGCGAGCTGCGCCGCGTCTACGAGGCGGTGTGGGGCGTGGCTCTGGACCCGCGCAACTTCCACCGCAAGGTGACGGGCACCCCCGGCTTCCTGGTCCCCACTGGCGGCACCACCACGCGACAGGGCGGCCGCCCTGCCCAGCTCTTCCGGGCCGGTGGTGCCACTCTTCTCAACCCTCCGATGCTGCGCCCCGAAGTGTGA
- a CDS encoding DUF4192 domain-containing protein — protein MTNHSETTGPAANGNDGGRDDDGRNNDGRNNDGSGISDRVGFDAHGAEHQVTLRTPGELADALPYLLGYRPEDSIVLVALHDRCGRGRFGGRARLGIPANKDDWAAVARQLAHGLITGSERRGARPEQMVAYLCQEPAAGETGRQITERLAPLASLLRTECGRLDVPVIEALCISDGRYWSYCCPSEECCPVEGLPMGLPGTSVLAAAATYAGLQVRGTLRELRARLQPWETAAALEQEVALDTAGMALVPRMLDLTGRAEVAEETVRLARRTMARFAEAAPVSGALQADLRDDELLGHEEAAELILGLQDRTTRDRAAEWMEAEEAGPALRLWRALARRCVGPYGEHAAAPLTLAGWVAWAAGDEIEAREALAMALGADPGYLFARLLHQACNEGLDPESIRRCLRAEREGREATARAATTQSADGDDVETTDDLVQPNTPVPGQVATQPGSDGGMAGEPVPGKRSDMPSACPSRAEDALPPCPSGSDRSLPVPPPATSSRRRKRVRPGTRPAARPDAAEAEGRQPRAEVFRPRSRPARSTRPGAARRTTGNGDERRPQGTRPGGATEEEG, from the coding sequence ATGACGAATCACAGCGAAACGACCGGACCCGCCGCAAACGGCAATGACGGCGGGCGGGACGACGACGGACGCAACAACGACGGACGCAACAACGACGGCTCGGGGATCAGCGACCGCGTCGGATTCGACGCCCATGGCGCCGAACACCAGGTCACCCTGAGGACCCCGGGGGAACTGGCCGACGCCCTGCCCTACCTGCTCGGGTACCGGCCCGAGGACAGCATCGTTCTGGTCGCCCTGCACGACCGGTGCGGCCGCGGCCGGTTCGGCGGGCGAGCCCGGCTCGGCATTCCCGCCAATAAGGACGACTGGGCGGCCGTGGCCAGGCAGTTGGCCCACGGACTGATCACCGGCAGCGAGCGCCGGGGCGCCCGCCCCGAGCAGATGGTCGCTTACCTCTGCCAGGAACCTGCGGCCGGTGAGACCGGCAGGCAGATCACGGAGCGGCTCGCCCCGCTTGCCTCCTTGCTGCGCACGGAGTGCGGCCGGCTCGACGTTCCTGTGATCGAGGCGTTGTGCATCTCCGACGGCCGCTACTGGTCGTACTGTTGCCCGAGCGAGGAATGCTGCCCGGTTGAGGGACTTCCGATGGGTCTGCCCGGCACCTCGGTGCTCGCCGCGGCGGCCACGTATGCCGGACTGCAGGTGCGCGGCACACTGCGCGAGTTGCGGGCCAGGCTGCAGCCCTGGGAGACCGCGGCCGCGCTGGAACAGGAAGTCGCTCTGGACACCGCAGGCATGGCCCTGGTCCCCAGGATGCTCGACCTGACGGGCAGGGCGGAGGTGGCCGAGGAGACGGTGCGCCTGGCCAGGCGCACCATGGCACGCTTCGCCGAGGCAGCGCCCGTGTCGGGCGCGCTCCAGGCCGACCTGCGAGACGACGAACTGCTGGGGCACGAAGAGGCGGCGGAACTCATCCTCGGCCTGCAGGACCGCACGACCCGGGACCGCGCGGCCGAGTGGATGGAGGCCGAGGAGGCCGGACCGGCACTGCGCCTGTGGCGCGCATTGGCCCGCCGCTGCGTCGGACCCTACGGCGAGCATGCGGCGGCGCCGCTCACGCTCGCCGGATGGGTCGCGTGGGCCGCGGGCGACGAGATCGAGGCCAGGGAAGCGCTGGCCATGGCCCTGGGTGCGGATCCCGGCTACCTCTTCGCCCGGCTCCTGCACCAAGCCTGCAACGAGGGACTGGACCCGGAATCCATTCGCCGATGCCTGCGCGCGGAACGCGAGGGGCGCGAGGCAACCGCGCGGGCTGCAACCACTCAGTCCGCCGATGGGGACGATGTGGAGACGACCGACGACCTGGTGCAGCCGAACACGCCCGTTCCTGGTCAGGTGGCAACCCAGCCAGGTTCGGACGGGGGCATGGCGGGCGAGCCTGTGCCCGGCAAGCGCAGCGACATGCCGTCGGCGTGCCCGTCCCGTGCCGAAGACGCGCTGCCGCCGTGCCCGTCCGGTTCCGACCGCTCTCTGCCGGTGCCACCGCCCGCCACATCCTCCCGCCGACGTAAGCGTGTGCGTCCCGGCACTCGCCCCGCCGCCCGTCCGGATGCCGCGGAAGCGGAAGGGCGACAGCCCCGCGCGGAGGTATTCCGCCCGCGCTCTCGACCGGCCCGCAGTACACGTCCCGGTGCCGCCCGCCGCACCACGGGCAACGGCGACGAGCGCCGACCCCAGGGCACACGGCCCGGGGGTGCCACCGAGGAGGAGGGATGA
- a CDS encoding RecQ family ATP-dependent DNA helicase → MTHTSKTELREAADRILVRLVGDSTGSARLREDQWRAIESLVADKRRALVVQRTGWGKSAVYFVATALLRERGAGPTVIVSPLLALMRNQVEAAARAGIHARTINSSNPEEWETIRAEVAAGTVDVLLVSPERLNNPDFRDNVLPELSAATGLLVVDEAHCISDWGHDFRPDYRRLRTMLTDLPPGVPVLATTATANARVTSDVAEQLGTGTGSDALVLRGPLDRESLSLGVLQLPDAAHRLAWLADHLDDLPGSGIIYTLTVAAAEEITAFLRQCGHTVASYTGKTENAERQQAEEALLSNKVKALVATSALGMGFDKPDLGFVVHVGSPSSPIAYYQQVGRAGRGVEHAEVLLLPGREDEAIWSYFASVAFPPEESVRRTLDALARADRPLSLPALEPLVELNRTRLEIMLKVLDVDGAVHRVKGGWIATGEPWSYDTERYAWVAKQRATEQQAMRDYATTTGCRMEFLRRQLDDEEAAPCGRCDNCAGPRFTADISSAALDTAGGSLARAGVVVEPRRMWPTGLPAIGVDLKGRIPPGEQALPGRALGRMSDIGWGNRLRPLLAPGTPDAPAPDDVANAVVTVLADWAKSPDGWASGAPDAPARPVGVVAVPSRSRPQLVTSLGSRISAVGRIPFLGSLAYTDHSDDLLLPRSNSAQRLRALHGALSVPPPLREALQAAGGPVLLVDDMTETGWTLAVAARLLLRSGAQGVLPLVLAVRG, encoded by the coding sequence ATGACGCACACGAGCAAGACGGAGTTGCGCGAGGCTGCCGACCGGATCCTCGTCCGGCTCGTCGGGGACAGCACCGGATCGGCGCGCCTGCGCGAGGACCAGTGGCGGGCGATCGAGTCGCTGGTCGCCGACAAGCGCCGGGCCCTGGTCGTGCAGCGTACGGGGTGGGGCAAGTCCGCGGTGTACTTCGTGGCGACGGCCCTGCTGCGCGAGCGCGGTGCCGGGCCGACCGTGATCGTCTCTCCGCTGCTCGCGCTCATGCGCAACCAGGTCGAGGCCGCCGCCCGAGCCGGCATCCACGCCCGGACCATCAACTCCTCCAACCCCGAGGAGTGGGAGACCATCCGAGCCGAGGTCGCCGCGGGCACCGTGGACGTGCTGCTCGTGAGCCCCGAGCGGCTCAACAACCCGGACTTCCGCGACAACGTCCTGCCGGAACTGTCTGCCGCCACCGGCCTTCTCGTCGTCGACGAGGCGCACTGCATCTCCGACTGGGGCCATGACTTCCGCCCCGACTACCGCCGTCTGCGCACCATGCTCACCGATCTGCCTCCCGGGGTGCCTGTGCTGGCCACCACCGCCACGGCCAACGCCCGGGTCACCTCCGACGTGGCGGAGCAGTTGGGCACCGGCACCGGATCGGACGCGCTGGTCCTGCGCGGCCCGCTCGACCGCGAGAGCCTCAGCCTCGGCGTGCTCCAGCTCCCCGACGCCGCCCACCGGCTGGCCTGGCTCGCCGATCACCTGGACGACCTGCCGGGTTCCGGGATCATCTACACGCTGACGGTCGCCGCCGCTGAGGAGATCACCGCCTTCCTGCGGCAGTGCGGGCACACCGTCGCCTCGTACACGGGAAAGACGGAGAACGCCGAACGCCAGCAGGCCGAGGAAGCCCTCCTCTCGAACAAGGTCAAGGCGCTGGTGGCCACCTCCGCGCTCGGCATGGGGTTCGACAAACCCGACCTCGGCTTCGTCGTCCACGTCGGTTCACCGTCCTCCCCCATCGCCTACTACCAGCAGGTCGGCCGCGCCGGACGCGGCGTCGAGCACGCCGAGGTGCTGCTCCTGCCCGGCCGCGAGGACGAAGCGATCTGGTCGTACTTCGCCTCCGTCGCGTTCCCGCCCGAAGAATCCGTACGGCGCACCCTCGATGCCCTCGCCCGAGCGGACCGGCCGCTGTCACTGCCCGCGCTCGAACCACTGGTCGAGCTCAACCGCACCCGCTTGGAGATCATGCTCAAGGTGCTGGACGTGGACGGTGCGGTCCACCGGGTCAAGGGCGGATGGATCGCCACCGGAGAGCCCTGGTCGTACGACACCGAGCGCTACGCCTGGGTCGCCAAGCAGCGCGCCACCGAGCAGCAGGCCATGCGGGACTACGCCACCACCACGGGCTGCCGTATGGAGTTCCTGAGGCGGCAGCTGGACGACGAGGAGGCGGCCCCCTGCGGCCGCTGCGACAACTGCGCCGGACCCCGCTTCACCGCCGACATCTCCTCGGCCGCCCTGGACACGGCGGGCGGCTCGCTCGCCCGCGCCGGTGTCGTGGTGGAGCCCCGCCGAATGTGGCCCACAGGCCTCCCGGCCATCGGCGTCGACCTCAAGGGCCGCATTCCGCCCGGCGAACAGGCCTTGCCGGGCCGGGCGCTCGGGCGGATGTCGGACATCGGCTGGGGCAACCGTCTCCGCCCGCTGCTCGCACCCGGGACTCCGGACGCTCCCGCCCCCGACGACGTGGCGAACGCCGTGGTGACCGTGCTCGCCGACTGGGCCAAGTCCCCCGACGGTTGGGCGTCAGGCGCCCCGGACGCACCGGCACGCCCTGTCGGGGTGGTCGCCGTTCCCTCGCGCAGCCGGCCCCAGTTGGTCACATCCCTCGGGAGCCGAATCTCCGCCGTCGGCCGTATCCCGTTCCTGGGATCCCTCGCATACACGGACCACTCCGACGACCTCTTGCTGCCCCGCTCCAACAGCGCCCAGCGCCTGCGGGCCCTGCACGGAGCGCTCAGCGTCCCTCCGCCCCTGCGAGAGGCGCTGCAGGCAGCCGGGGGCCCCGTCCTGCTCGTCGACGACATGACCGAGACCGGCTGGACCCTCGCGGTCGCCGCCCGGCTGCTGTTGCGGTCAGGTGCCCAGGGGGTGTTGCCTCTGGTGCTGGCCGTCCGTGGCTGA
- a CDS encoding FadR/GntR family transcriptional regulator, whose product MSTLAHTMMTAARSADSGLAGPGELDRYPYAEAPAAGRVGASIWDGSEPELGRVGRRAAGSRGRGLHGQLVQQLGQMIVSGDLGADRPLVPEEIGQRFEVSRTVVRESLRVLEAKGLVSARPNVGTRVRPVSDWNLLDPDIIEWRAFGPQRDDQRRELSELRWTIEPLAARLAAGHGRADVQQRLGDMVEIMGHAMSQGDALTFSRADAEFHSLLIQLAGNRMLEHLSGIVSAALQVSGGPVTGCDRPTESSLAHHGRIADTLAAGDGAAAEAAMRQLLAVHPEVERVVPAPREH is encoded by the coding sequence GTGAGTACCCTTGCGCACACCATGATGACCGCCGCCCGCTCCGCCGATTCCGGTCTGGCCGGCCCGGGCGAACTCGACCGCTACCCCTATGCCGAGGCCCCGGCCGCAGGCCGTGTCGGAGCCTCCATCTGGGACGGCTCGGAGCCGGAACTGGGCCGCGTGGGCCGACGGGCCGCAGGCAGCCGCGGGCGCGGACTGCACGGCCAACTCGTTCAGCAGCTGGGCCAGATGATCGTCTCCGGTGACCTGGGGGCCGACCGGCCACTGGTCCCCGAGGAGATCGGCCAGCGTTTCGAGGTCTCCCGTACCGTCGTCCGTGAGTCGCTCCGCGTCCTGGAGGCCAAGGGCCTGGTCAGTGCCCGCCCGAACGTCGGCACGCGCGTGCGTCCCGTCAGCGACTGGAACCTCCTGGACCCGGACATCATCGAGTGGCGGGCGTTCGGGCCGCAGCGCGACGACCAGCGCCGGGAGCTGAGCGAACTGCGCTGGACGATCGAGCCCCTCGCCGCGCGACTGGCCGCAGGGCACGGCCGTGCGGATGTCCAGCAGCGCCTCGGCGACATGGTCGAGATCATGGGACACGCCATGAGTCAGGGTGACGCGCTCACCTTCTCCCGTGCCGACGCCGAGTTCCATTCCCTGCTCATCCAGCTCGCGGGCAACCGCATGCTGGAGCATCTTTCCGGGATCGTCTCCGCTGCCCTTCAGGTCTCCGGCGGCCCGGTCACCGGCTGTGACCGACCGACCGAGTCGTCGCTCGCCCACCACGGCCGGATCGCCGACACCCTCGCCGCCGGCGACGGTGCGGCGGCCGAAGCGGCCATGCGCCAACTGCTCGCCGTCCATCCTGAGGTGGAGCGCGTGGTGCCCGCGCCGCGCGAGCACTGA